In Gemmatimonadaceae bacterium, the genomic window GTCGCTCGAGAAGGTCGCGACGCGATACTCGGGCACCGCCTCGGGGCAGCAGGCGGCCGTGCTGGCGGCGCAGGCCATGTACGAGCAGAAGAAGTACGACGACGGGATCAAGGCGCTCGAGAAGGCGTCGGCCGGCGCGTCGTCCGACTTCAAGTCGGCGATCGAGGCGCTGATCGCGGCCGGGTACGAGATGAAGGGGTCGTGGAACGACGCCGCGACGCACTACGCCAAGGCGGCCGACGCGGCGCCGTTCCCGGCGGACAAGCACCAGTACCAGGCGTCGCAGGCCCGGAGCCTTCAGGCGGCCGGCAAGACGGCTGAGGCCAAGAAGCTGTGGGAGACGCTGGCGGCCATCGACGGCGACCCGGTGCAGCAGGAAGCGAACGTCCGCCTGGGCGAGCTGAGCGCGAAGCCGTAACCCGGTTGTTCACATGACGCGATCTCGCGTCGGAATGTGACGAGGCGGCCCGGTCCACATGGATCGGGCCGCCTTTACTTTTGTGAGCGGCGACCTGGCCATGATTGCCATCGCTCACGGATCGGCGTGGCCAGCATATATCCACGAGAGGGGAGATGGTCACACTTCTGAAATGAGACGCTTTGCTGTGCATATCCGGCAATCATTAGTGCGCATAATACATGTTATGTAAACTAAAGATGGTGGATAACTGTGGGAAAGT contains:
- a CDS encoding tetratricopeptide repeat protein produces the protein MAQASRSAQSSASSEDALESLSTWFQTNSKLIGGVIGGAAVVGALIVGYRSWSGSTREKASTALYQAQGAFAEGKWAEAQSSLEKVATRYSGTASGQQAAVLAAQAMYEQKKYDDGIKALEKASAGASSDFKSAIEALIAAGYEMKGSWNDAATHYAKAADAAPFPADKHQYQASQARSLQAAGKTAEAKKLWETLAAIDGDPVQQEANVRLGELSAKP